Proteins encoded within one genomic window of Pygocentrus nattereri isolate fPygNat1 chromosome 9, fPygNat1.pri, whole genome shotgun sequence:
- the LOC119264105 gene encoding dolichyl-diphosphooligosaccharide--protein glycosyltransferase subunit DAD1, with product MSSSVISVISRFLEEYNSSTSTKLKVVDAYLLYILLTGALQFLYCLLVGTFPFNSFLSGFISCVGSFILAVCLRIQINPQNKAEFLSTSPERAFADFLFAHTVLHLVAINFVG from the exons ATGTCCAGCTCGGTGATTTCGGTCATCTCGAGGTTTCTGGAGGAGTATAACTCGAGCACGTCCACTAAGCTGAAGGTGGTGGACGCGTACCTGCTGTATATCCTGCTGACCGGAGCGCTGCAGTTCCTCTACTGCCTGCTGGTCGGAACGTTTCCCTTCAACAGCTTTCTGTCCGGATTCATCTCCTGCGTGGGCTCCTTCATCCTGGCAG TTTGCCTGAGAATCCAGATCAACCCACAGAACAAAGCGGAATTCTTATCCACCTCGCCAGAGAGAGCCTTCGCTGACTTTCTGTTTGCTCACACCGTGCTCCATCTTGTTGCCATCAATTTCGTTGGTTGA
- the LOC108439484 gene encoding (Lyso)-N-acylphosphatidylethanolamine lipase-like — MQEEGEGDGRVSGWGWWPSWRPTSASLLKHTETKILDRVQNDLWARFVSLPTQDRIWTLTITHKSLREAPKPTSRTPLVMVHGFGGGVGLWIRNLDPLCRSRPVFAFDLLGFGRSSRPRFPLDPVQAEQRSVISIEHWRQALGLENMILLGHSLGGYLATSYAIQYPERVRHLILVDPWGFSHMPAEGISKLGCPRWVEGLIAVASFFNPLAVIRVAGPWGPKLISRVRPDFKKNFEELFDDDTIMEYIYHCNAQTPSGEVAFRAMSNSLLWAKRPMLDRIHLLPPELPVTLVYGGQSWMDSKTGEKVAQLRPNSYTRTVVLEGAPHHLYADKSEAFHAVVQSVCDAVD; from the exons ATgcaggaggagggagagggcgACGGGAG ggtatCAGGATGGGGCTGGTGGCCCTCTTGGCGTCCTACATCTGCGTCCCTCCTGAAGCACACAGAGACAAAAATACTGGATC GTGTTCAGAACGACCTGTGGGCTCGATTCGTCTCACTGCCCACCCAGGACCgaatctggactctgaccatAACCCATAAAAGTCTCAGGGAAGCTCCAAAGCCAA CCTCTCGGACTCCACTGGTGATGGTGCATGGCTTTGGTGGAGGGGTGGGTTTGTGGATCAGGAATCTGGACCCTCTGTGTCGATCTCGGCCCGTCTTCGCCTTCGACCTGCTGGGCTTCGGACGCAGCTCACGCCCCCGTTTCCCGCTGGACCCCGTCCAGGCCGAGCAGCGGTCAGTCATCTCGATAGAGCACTGGAGGCAGGCCCTGGGCCTGGAGAACATGATCCTATTGGGTCACAGTTTGGGTGGTTACCTGGCAACATCCTATGCCATACAGTACCCTGAGAG AGTTCGTCACCTGATCCTTGTGGACCCCTGGGGTTTCTCGCATATGCCTGCAGAAGGGATTTCCAAGCTGGGCTGCCCACGCTGGGTGGAAGGGCTTATAGCCGTGGCCTCCTTCTTCAACCCTCTGGCTGTGATCCGTGTCGCAGGGCCGTGGG GCCCTAAGTTAATTAGTCGTGTTCGGCCAGACTTCAAAAAGAACTTTGAGGAGCTTTTTGATGATGATACCATTATGGAATACATCTATCACTGCAATGCACAAACTCCCAG tGGAGAGGTGGCTTTCAGAGCTATGTCTAATTCGCTGCTCTGGGCGAAGAGACCCATGCTGGACCGGATTCACCTCTTGCCTCCTGAGCTTCCGGTGACCCTGGTGTATGGAGGGCAGTCGTGGATGGACAGCAAAACAGGAGAGAAAGTGGCCCAGCTTAGACCTAACAGCTACACTCGCACagtg GTGTTGGAAGGAGCTCCTCATCATCTTTATGCTGATAAGTCTGAAGCTTTCCATGCTGTGGTGCAGAGCGTCTGTGACGCCGTGGACTGA
- the LOC108439477 gene encoding protein-glutamine gamma-glutamyltransferase K-like has product MPAEVRSRSMVGRFPDVTLRWDEPEEEEETGSKQEGACKRWFRKICPCCCRKASDEHDGTDAVVTGTDDGGEKPPTAGHELDEFLLSVRSVDLLKSKTGPNRVEHHTDRYHGDNLIIRRGQTFQMWIELSRPFDPTADKLHLELRLGPTPILSKGTLVIIPLVEDLQDNCWEAKITEKKGNKIKLSINSLPTAVIGRYELTVATQTPKGNTTSPHNPVNDIYMLFNPWCEDDSVYMDNEDERNEYVLNDMGMIYYGTDSQIGARTWNFGQFADGILATCLFVLEQSRTPPSGWGDPINVARVVSAMVNSPDDQGVLEGNWSGNYAGGTSPTAWSGSIDILKQYQKNKGSPVKYGQCWVFSGVTTTVLRCLGIPSRSVTNFSSAHDTDVSLTTDIYLDEKMEPIDELNADSVWNFHVWNDCWMSRPDLPAGMGGWQVVDATPQETSQGSYCCGPASVAAIRNGQVYLKYDAPFVFAEVNSDKIYWQRNANGTFTQIYSEKNVVGRSISTKAVGSDEREDITHLYKHPEGSEEERIAVETASRYGSKPDTYTITGSKDVTVEVSMEGQGPHMGEDAELSIVLKNTSSEPRSTVLHSQVAVMYYTGVHKATVKKDDVLVELKPNEVQTLEWTLQYAHYKDQLVDQAALMLTLAGRVTQTNQVLATQFNFRLRTPDIIITPLGDAVVGKEMAAKFVFKNPLPRMLKNVKFRIEGLGLQNVREISYGDVVSHATITMTEKFIPTLSGPRKLLASLDCQQLTQVHGVADIVVKEK; this is encoded by the exons aTGCCTGCTGAGGTCAGAAGCCGCTCCATGGTGGGCCGTTTCCCAGATGTTACCCTCCGGTGGGATGAGcccgaggaggaggaggagacggGGAGCAAACAGGAGGGGGCGTGTAAGAGGTGGTTCAGGAAAATCTGCCCCTGCTGCTGCCGCAAGGCCAGTGACGAACACGATGGCACCGACGCCGTGGTGACCGGGACGGACGATGGTGGGGAAAAACCGCCCACAGCCGGACACGAGTTAGATG agtttTTGCTATCAGTCCGTTCGGTGGACCTCCTGAAGTCTAAAACAGGTCCAAATCGTGTGGAGCATCATACAGACCGTTACCATGGCGACAACCTCATCATCCGCAGGGGGCAGACCTTCCAGATGTGGATAGAGCTCTCACGACCTTTTGACCCCACGGCAGACAAACTACACCTTGAGCTCAGGCTAG gcCCCACTCCAATTTTGTCGAAGGGCACCTTAGTGATTATTCCTCTCGTGGAGGACTTGCAGGACAATTGCTGGGAGGCCAAAATAACGGAAAAGAAAGGCAacaaaatcaaactgtccatCAACTCCCTGCCCACTGCTGTTATTGGTCGGTATGAGCTCACCGTGGCAACACAGACACCCAAAGGGAACACCACATCACCCCATAACCCTGTCAACGACATCTACATGCTGTTTAACCCCTGGTGTGAAG atgaCTCCGTATACATGGACAATGAGGATGAGAGGAACGAGTATGTTCTGAATGACATGGGGATGATCTACTACGGAACAGACAGTCAGATTGGAGCCAGAACGTGGAACTTTGGACAG TTTGCTGATGGGATCCTGGCCACGTGCCTGTTTGTGCTGGAGCAGAGTCGGACCCCTCCGTCCGGCTGGGGAGACCCCATTAATGTGGCCAGGGTGGTGTCTGCCATG GTAAACTCTCCTGATGATCAGGGCGTTTTGGAGGGGAACTGGTCGGGGAACTATGCAGGTGGGACGTCTCCTACGGCCTGGAGCGGCAGCATAGACATACTGAAACAGTACCAGAAAAACAAAGGTTCACCTGTCAAATACGGACAGTGCTGGGTCTTCTCTGGGGTCACCACCACAG tgctcaGGTGTTTAGGTATCCCCTCCCGCAGCGTGACAAACTTCAGCTCCGCCCATGACACAGACGTTTCCTTGACGACTGATATTTATTTGGATGAGAAGATGGAGCCGATTGACGAGCTGAACGCTGACTCTGTCtg gaaTTTCCATGTATGGAATGACTGCTGGATGTCTCGTCCTGACCTGCCGGCTGGTATGGGAGGTTGGCAGGTCGTGGACGCCACTCCTCAGGAAACCAGTCAGGGCTCCTACTGCTGTGGGCCAGCCTCAGTGGCCGCCATCCGGAACGGACAGGTTTATCTCAAATATGATGCTCCCTTCGTCTTTGCTGAG GTGAACAGCGATAAGATCTATTGGCAGAGGAATGCTAATGGCACTTTCACTCAGATTTACAGTGAAAAGAATGTGGTTGGACGCTCCATCAGCACCAAAGCTGTGGGCTCTGACGAGAGAGAGGACATCACTCACCTTTACAAACACCCAGAAG GCTCTGAAGAGGAGCGGATCGCCGTGGAAACAGCCTCTCGCTACGGCTCCAAACCTGACACCTACACCATCACAGGCTCCAAGGACGTGACCGTAGAAGTCAGTATGGAAGGCCAAGGGCCACATATGGGCGAAGACGCCGAGCTGTCCATCGTTCTGAAAAACACCAGCTCAGAGCCACGCAGTACCGTCCTCCACAGCCAAGTGGCAGTCATGTACTACACTGGAGTTCACAAGGCCACGGTGAAGAAAGATGATGTGCTGGTAGAGCTCAAACCCAATGAAG TCCAGACCCTGGAGTGGACTCTTCAGTATGCTCACTATAAGGACCAGCTGGTGGACCAGGCAGCGCTGATGCTCACCCTGGCTGGACGGGTGACTCAGACCAACCAGGTTCTGGCCACTCAGTTCAACTTCCGACTTCGCACGCCAGACATTATAATCACT CCTTTAGGGGACGCTGTGGTGGGGAAAGAGATGGCAGCTAAATTTGTGTTTAAGAACCCCCTGCCGCGCATGCTGAAGAACGTGAAGTTCCGCATCGAGGGTCTGGGCCTGCAGAACGTCAGAGAGATCTCCTATGG CGACGTGGTCAGTCACGCTACGATCACCATGACGGAGAAGTTCATTCCCACCCTGTCCGGCCCACGGAAACTTCTAGCTTCTCTGGACTGCCAGCAGCTCACACAAGTTCACGGTGTCGCAGATATTGTTGTCAAGGAGAAGTGA